The following coding sequences lie in one Capsicum annuum cultivar UCD-10X-F1 chromosome 5, UCD10Xv1.1, whole genome shotgun sequence genomic window:
- the LOC124898873 gene encoding uncharacterized protein LOC124898873 yields the protein MPETRKSKGKGKEVEVVVGIPNRARQQSEALDESLSQTSPTPPSVDVPGRSENPPKPPVDASVQDLRNAVQLLTRIVAGQGQRQEGPVAGAVGAGRAASTRIRDFLNLDPPSFTGSDPNEDPQDFIDQIQRTLGVMHVSGSEATELAIYRLKGVAILWYEAWKQSQGIDTPPTTWEEFKMAFLDHYLPLEIREARADQFLNLHQGNMSVREYSLKFNSLARYAPNVVATMADRVHRYVDRLDSYLVRDCTIASLNKDMDIARMQAFAQKLEDQRQRRRAQEIERGQSKRARSTGQFTPPQGEFRPRFSNRPPRPSSSYSTASTPPQLQGSRNDQFGQRSEGQGTRTTRYSGSQQMPPRQPCRQCGRYHIGACRMGTDVCYWCGMPGHVIKDCPRRRRGDMAQPTGSAIASSSSVPPSGRGEQFPIGRGRGIRGAASSSVAQNRTYALGTRQNLEASPDVVIGTEANKPP from the exons ATGCCAGAGACAAGGAAGAGTAAAGGTAAAGGAAAGGAAGTAGAAGTGGTAGTTGGTATACCCAACCGGGCGAGGCAACAAAGTGAGGCTCTAGATGAGTCTCTATCACAGACCTCTCCAACCCCTCCATCTGTTGATGTACCAGGAAGGAGTGAAAATCCCCCAAAACCACCTGTTGATGCTTCTGTGCAGGATTTGAGAAATGCAGTTCAACtgttgactcgtatagttgctggccAAGGTCAAAGACAAGAAGGCCCAGTTGCAGGTGCAGTTGGTGCAGGTAGGGCAGCCAGTACGAGAATACGTGATTTCCTTAACTTAGACCCTCCATCATTCACTGGATCAGATCCAAATGAAGATCCACAGGATTTTATTGATCAGATCCAACGCACCTTAGGTGTTATGCATGTGAGTGGTTCAGAAGCTACTGAGTTGGCAATATATAGATTGAAGGGTGTGGCTATATTGTGGTACGAAGCTTGGAAGCAGTCCCAAGGCATAGATACACCTCCAACTACTTGGGAGGAGTTCAAAATggcctttcttgatcattacttgCCATTAGAGATCCgagaggcccgtgcagatcagttcctgaacctccatcaggggaatatgagcgtgagggaatATAGTCTTAAATTTAATTCTCTGGCCAGGTACGCTCCTAATGTTGTTGCTACTATGGCAGATAGAGTCCATCGGTATGTGGATAGGTTGGAttcatatttggttagagattgtaccatTGCTTCtttgaataaagacatggatatagcgaGGATGCAAGCTTTTGCGCAGAAACTGGAGGACCAGAGACAAAGAAGGAGGGCACAAGAGATAGAAAGGGGGCaatccaagagggccagatctacaggacAGTTTACACCACCCCAGGGTGAGTTTAGGCCACGATTTTCTAACAGGCCACCCAGGCCATCATCCTCTTACTCTACAGCTAGTACTCCACCACAACTTCAAGGGTCTAGAAATGATCAATTTGGGCAGAGAAGTGAGGGCCAAGGTACACGGACAACAAGATATTCGGGAAGCCAGCAAATGCCTCCTAGGCAGCCTTGCAGACAATGTGGGAGATATCATATAGGTGCGTGTCGCATGGGAACAGATGTTTGTTATTGGTGTGGTATGCCAGGGCATGTAATAAAAGATTGCCCAAGAAGACGCAGGGGTGATATGGCACAACCTACTGGATCAgctattgcatcatcatcatcagtgccTCCATCAGGTAGAGGTGAGCAATTTCCTATAGGTCGCGGCAGAGGTATTAGAGGGGCAGCTAGTTCCAGCGTGGCCCAAAATCGCACATATGCTCTAGGGACTCGACAGAACCTGGAAGCTTCACccgatgtggttatag gtacagaagctaataaacctccctag